The Planctomycetia bacterium nucleotide sequence TGGCAATTCGAGACCGGCACGCGCACGCAGGTCGGACAGACTTGGATGCTGTCGTCTCCCATGATCTTGCGGGTCTCGAAGACCATCTTCATTTCTTCGGAAGTGTAGCCCTGCTGCTTGAGCGAGCCGATTTGCGGAATCAGATTGAACGCGATCGGGTGGGCGAACGTTTCATACTTGTAGTCGGCGTTATGAAGCTTCATGTGCGTGCCCGCTTCGAGATCGCGCTGGCCGGCGACCCCTGCTCCGCTCGTGGCCTGATACGAGCTGACGATCACGCGCTTCACGCGGGCCGCATCGTGCAGCGGCTTCAACGCCACGACCATCTGCGTCGTCGAGCAATTCGGACTGGCGATCAGGCCTTGATGGCTGCGGATCGCGTCCGGATTCACTTCCGGAATCACGAGCGGCACCTTCGGGTCCATGCGCCAATAGCCGCTCTCATCGACGACGATGCAGCCGGCCTTCACGGCCCAGGGGCAGAACTCCGCGGCCGTTTCATCAGGCGTGCTGCCGATCGCGAGGTCGATCCCGTGGAACGAGTCGGGCGTGAGTTCTTCGACCGTCTGCTCTTCGCCGCGGAACATCAGCTTCTTGCCGGCGCTGCGCTTCGTCGCCAGAAACTTAACCCGCCGGATCGGGACGTTTCGTTCTTCGAGCAATTGGCGGATAAGGGTCCCCACGGCACCCGTGGCACCGACGACGGCTAGCGACTCGAACACCTGAAGATCTCCTAAACGAACGACGACGAAGCGAGGAACGAACCAGTATAGACTCCCCTGCCCCACGGCTTCAATGAGGCGAACACGGGGCGCATCGTCCGGTATGCGCGATCGGGGTTCGATTCGGCGCGAGATACGACCTAATTCGTGCGCTTATCGACACGCTTGCCGCTAGGTGGACGTGGGCTGCTCGACCGAGCTCTTTCCGTGGTGAGCGTTCGCTCCGAAGGGCTGCGCTCCGGGGATGAATCGCTCGCCCCCCTCCCCTGCTCCGCGGGTGCCGTCAGGTCGTCGGGCTCGCCGCGATCGAGCAGTCGTCGGACGAGCGCAGGAGACGCGAACGCCAAGATCCCGATCGGCATGATGAGGCCGAATGTCATGAGGCCCATGGCGATGCCGATCCCAAGATGCAACGGCAAGGCGATCGCCATCGTGAGTGGGCGGAGAATTCGGGGCCAAATCAAAACGCAGAACGTCAGCTCCCAATAGGCCGCGATCTGCGTGAGGATCGCCGTCAGCACGGGCCAGCGGGCCAGCCAAGTCAGGTCGAGCGTTTGATATTCGAGATTCGCGACGGCCCCCCACAGCGCATAGCCGGCCCACCAAGAGTCTCCTTGGAGCTTGCCAAGGCCGGCGAAGAAGTAGATGACGCACATGTGTAGTTGAATCAACCGCGTCGCGATGTTGGCCGACGTCGATGGCGCGGCCGGCGGCAAGCCCTCCCCTGCCCTCCTCGTCTGCAACAATCGGTCGACCGAGTATGCCGCTCCGCACGGCGCGAGCATCAGATACGTGATCAGCATCCCGTTCATCTGATCGAGCCCGAACAACACGCCGGGCAAGCGATGGATATACGACAGCGTGATAATGAACGACAAGATCGAAGTCACGCGAGTGAACAGCCCGACGGTGAACATCGCGAGCACGACGAGCCCCAAGAGATGCGCGGTCCAGAGCGTCGCCGGTCGGTCGCAGAGCCAAAGGTAGCTGAAGGCCCATCGCATGCGTTCGCCGTAAAACGACTCGACCGAGGAGCGCGGAATCAACCCGTCGAGTGCGACGAACGTCTCGAGCTCTTTCATCCAGACGAGATGCGTATAGACGAGCATCGCACCGACGCAGATGCGCATCAGCGCCACGACTGCGACGTCGGCCGGCGTAAACCAAAAGCGATTCCAGCCCGTGAGTGCGGCGCCACCCAACTCGCGCAAATAATCGACGAACAACTTCATCGGCGAGCCTCGCTCGGCATCGCCGCGCCGGCCTCGTGAGCGTCCGGCGTATTACTCGTATAGCTGATGAGCAATCGCTCGCGGTAGGTGTCCGGGGCGTCGAGCTTGCGGCCCTCGATAATCTCTTGCCGATGCGAGAGCCGATGCACGACGTGGTAAAGATCGACTCTTACGGCGCCATGCTTTCGCGCAAGATGCGCTGCGATTCCGCGCGCATACACATCTGCCCTCCGGATGCGCGGCGGGCCGGCCGGCGAAGGAGGATCGAAGGTTCCGGTCGTCGGACCATCTTCCCGCGGAACGGGAATCATCTCCGCTCCTTGCGGAGCGACGGGGAGCGAAAGCCGCGCCGTGCC carries:
- a CDS encoding aspartate-semialdehyde dehydrogenase translates to MFESLAVVGATGAVGTLIRQLLEERNVPIRRVKFLATKRSAGKKLMFRGEEQTVEELTPDSFHGIDLAIGSTPDETAAEFCPWAVKAGCIVVDESGYWRMDPKVPLVIPEVNPDAIRSHQGLIASPNCSTTQMVVALKPLHDAARVKRVIVSSYQATSGAGVAGQRDLEAGTHMKLHNADYKYETFAHPIAFNLIPQIGSLKQQGYTSEEMKMVFETRKIMGDDSIQVCPTCVRVPVSNCHSESILVETERKLSVAEATKLFQEFPGIVVVDDLANKQYPMPLTCDGRDEVFIGRIREDLSSPNGIAFWCVSDNLRKGAATNAVQIAELLIRSAAAAS
- a CDS encoding HTTM domain-containing protein codes for the protein MFVDYLRELGGAALTGWNRFWFTPADVAVVALMRICVGAMLVYTHLVWMKELETFVALDGLIPRSSVESFYGERMRWAFSYLWLCDRPATLWTAHLLGLVVLAMFTVGLFTRVTSILSFIITLSYIHRLPGVLFGLDQMNGMLITYLMLAPCGAAYSVDRLLQTRRAGEGLPPAAPSTSANIATRLIQLHMCVIYFFAGLGKLQGDSWWAGYALWGAVANLEYQTLDLTWLARWPVLTAILTQIAAYWELTFCVLIWPRILRPLTMAIALPLHLGIGIAMGLMTFGLIMPIGILAFASPALVRRLLDRGEPDDLTAPAEQGRGASDSSPERSPSERTLTTERARSSSPRPPSGKRVDKRTN